GATCTTGCGCAGGATCAGTACGCCGACCACCATCAGGCCAAGCATGTACTTGACGGCCGTGACGCCGATCGGATCGGTCCACAGCGGAGACATGAACTCCGGATTGAAGGCGTTCAGCAGCGCCACCAACGCAAGAGGCATGAGGCCGAGGATCCAGGCCGACAAGCGCCCTTCCGCCGACAGCACCCGCACCCGCGCCAGCAGCTTGAGCCGGTCGCGGATGAGCCGGCTCAGGTTGCCGAGCACCTCGGTCAGGTTGCCGCCGGAGTCGCGCTGGATCAGCACCGACACCACGAAGTAGCGCAGGTCGGTGAGCGGCACACGTTCGCTCATGTTCGTGAGCGCCTGCTGCAGCGAAACCCCGAAGTTGACCTCGTCAGCCACCATGCGGAACTCGCCTGCGATCGGCTCGGACATTTCATCGCCGATCATCTGCAGGCTGCTGGCGAACGAATGGCCCGCGCGCAATGCACGCGTCACCAGGTCCAGCGCGTCCGGCAACTGCCTCTCGAGACGCGCCAGGCGGCGGCTGCGCCGGTGGTTCAGGTAGAGCAGCGGCAGCGCCGCGCCGGCGGCGCCCACCAGCATGGCGATCCATGCGGGCTGGTTCGCAAGCGACACCGTCGCCAGGAAGAAAAGCACGCCGGACAGCGCGCAGGCCAGCAGCACGTGGGACACCGTCCATTCCAGCCCGGCCTGCAGAATGAACCGGTCCAGGCTGTGGGCCCGCGGAAGCTTCAGCAGAGCGCGCTGCATCCATGGCGCATCGCTGAGCACGCGGTCCTTCACGAGCCGCGCCTGGGCAACGCGGTCGGCGGCCGCCGACAGTGCCTGCAGCCGCTTCCCGATCTTCTGCGCCTCGGGGCCCCTGTACGAGCGCCACAGCAGATAGAGGCCCTCGATCACCATCAGCACCGTCACGAAGACCAGCACGAACAGGGTGATGAGCGTGTCGCCGACCAGGTTGTCGAACATGATGGCCTCCTATTCGTAATGCTTGTCGGGATCGAACATGGCGTCGGGCAGCACCACGCCGAAAGATTGCAGGCGCTCGGCGAACTTCGGCCGCACCCCGGTCGCATGAAAGTACCCGCGCACCCAACCGTCCGGCCCCATGCCGGTCTGGTGGAACGCGAAAATCTCCTGCATCGTGACCACCTCGCCTTCCATGCCGGTGATCTCCTGGATGCTGGTGACCTTGCGCCTTCCATCGACCAGACGCAGGACCTGGATCACGACGGTGATGGCCGACGCGATCTGCTGGCGCACCGAGTGATGCGGAAGATTCAGGTTGGCCATGCTGATCATGTTCTCCAGCCGGGCCAGCGCATCGCGCGGGCTGTTGGCGTGGATGGTGGTCAGCGAGCCTTCGTGGCCGGTGTTCATGGCCTGCAGCATGTCGACCGCCTCGGCGCCGCGCACCTCGCCGATCACGATGCGGTCGGGCCGCATGCGCAGCGCGTTGCGCACCAGCGCACGCTGCGTGATCTCACCCTTGCCTTCGATGTTCATCGGCCGAGTTTCCATGCGAGCCACGTGCGGCTGCTGGAGCTGGAGCTCGGCCGCGTCCTCGATGGTGATGATGCGTTCGGTGGCGGGAATGAAGCCCGAGAGAATGTTCAGCAGCGTCGTCTTGCCGGCGCCGGTGCCGCCGGAGATCAGCATGTTGATCTTCGCGCTGGCCAGCCCTTCGAGCATCAGTGCCATCTGCGGCGTCAGCGTCTTGAGGTCGTCGACCAGGTTCTCCATCTTCAGCGGAATCTTCGCGAAGCGGCGAATCGACATCATCGGGCCGTCCAGCGCCACCGGTGCGATCACCGCGTTGACGCGGGAGCCGTCCGGCAGCCGGGCATCGACCATGGGGCTGAACTCGTCGATGCGCCGCCCCACCAGGGAAACGATCTTGTCGATGATGCGCAGCAGGTGCTTCTCGTCGGTGAAACTCACGTCGGTCAGCTCCAGGCGGCCCTTGCGCTCGACGTAGACCTGGTCATGCGAGTTGACCAGGATGTCGGACACCGTGGGGTCGGCCATCAACAGCTCGATCGGCCCGAAGCCGAGCATCTCGTGCTGGATGTCGCGTATCAGCGTGCGCCGCTCGATGTCGTTCAGCGCCTCGGGCTCTTCCTGCAGCAGCCGGGTGACCATGGTGGATATCTCCTGGCGCAGCACCTCGGGCTTCAGGGTTTCGAGCACCGCCAGGTCGAACCGGTCCAGCAGTTTCAGGTGCATTCGCTCCTTCAGCAGCTTGTAGGAATCCGAGGCAAAGGACGAAAGCGCCGCATCGGCCAAGGGCACAGCCGGCGAGCGCGCGACCGGCTCGGCTTCGATCGCATTGAGCTGTTCTCGAAATGACATGGGGACCTGCCTTGCTGTTGGAGTAAGAAGATTCGCCTGGCCGCAGCGTGGGCGTCAGGCTCGGCGAAAGAGCCGGCCGATGAAGCCAGGCGCTTCCTTCGGGCGTGGGCTGAGGGTGAGGGAGATCTCCTCGAGCCGCTTGCACAGCGAACTGCCCCGCGACGTTTCCGCGAGAGGCACGCCGCGGTTGATCGAGGCATCCACATCCTTTCCGCCGTCGGGCACGCTGACCAGCGTCGCTCCGCCCAGCGAGCGGCGCATGTCGGACAAACCGATCTCGCCGCCGCCGGCGCTGCGGTTGACCAGCAGTTCGACCTTGCCGGCCGGATAGCCGAGTGCCTTGAACATCTGCATGAGGCGCGTCACGTTGCGGATGTGCGGCAGGCTTGGCTGGAGCACCGGAAAGATGCGGTCCGCCCGGTCCAGCACGCGGATGGCGAGCGGATCGATGCGCAGGCCGAGGTCGAACAGTACGAAGTCGTACTGCGCGGCGGCAACCTGCAGGATTGCATCGATATGCTCGGCTTTGACCTCCAGCGCGCGCGAGAGGTCTTCGGGTGCGGGAAGAATGCTGAAGCCCGGCGCCACCTTCACCGTGCTGGCGGCAAGCAGCGAGGCATCGAGCCGGCCGATGTCGCGGGCCACGTCGGCCACCGTGGAAGTGGGCCGCAGGTCGCTCACGCAGGAAAGGGCATCGCCGAACTGCAGGTTCAGATCGATCAGCAGTACCGAACGGCGCATGGAGAGCTGGTGCCCGATGTTGGTCGCCAGAAAAGTGGCGCCGCTGCCGCCCTTGCACGGCATGAACGCAACCACCTGCCCCGGCTCCCTGGCGTGCGAGCCGGCCATCTTGAGCGCGATGCGCTCCACGGCCGCCTCGAGCGCCGCCGGCTGCGGCGGCGAAGGCAACACTTCGCGCACGCCCGAGCGCATGGCGAGAATCAGGAACTCGGGCGTCTGCATGGCGCAAAGCAGCACCACCGCGATTGCGGGATAGCGCATCGTGAGCTGCTCCACCATTGCCAGCTCATGAGGGTCGCAGCACATGCCGTCCACCAGCAGGAGCTCGGGCGCCGACCGTTCGACGACCCATTGCATGCGGCTCTTGCCTCCCTCGAACGGGGAGACGACATGGGAACGTGCTTCGAGCACCTTGCGCATGTCCTGCAGATGGGCTGCATTGGGCGAGATGATGGAGATCTTCATGATGGGTTCCGTTTCTCTCTACGAGCAGATGGTCGGGCTGTGGGGGTCCTTCCGCATGACTTCGCGCGGCAGGAAGGTGGAGAAAGCCGGCATCGGGATCAACGGCGCAGTGGCCCCGACGATGGGCGAGATCCATTGGTAGTTGAGCCCGGTGATGCCCACGGTGACGCCTTCGCAAGTGGAGGCAGTACAGCCCGCGGGCGTCCAGGCCACGCTCACGGTGGCGATCTGCGGAAGCAGGGCCTGCATGCGGGCCAGCACCAGCGCCTGCTGGGCGGTGTCGTCGCACACCACCGCGTAGCGCGCGCCGGCGCGCGTGGCCTCGCTGGCCATGCTCCACGTGAACAACATGCGCGCAAAGTCCACGATGCCCAGCAGCAGCATGAGGAAGATGAGCAGGCCCAGCGCAAACTCCACGGTGGTCGCCCCGGATGTGCGGTGTCTCATGATGGAGCCCTCATGGTGGCGGTGATGTCGCTGAAGACGATGTTGCCGTTCGCATCGGCGAACACGAGGCCCATCACCGACGGAAAGAGCGAATGGAAGCTGTAGCCGCTGATGCGCACCGTCACGGTCGTGATGAGCGGACTCGCCCCTGCCGCCTGCCACGTGCAGCAATTGCCCACGGGCACGTTCGCCAAGCTGAGGCCGCGCGCCACTGGCGTGCCCGCACCGGCGGTGTTGCCATAGACCATGAGGTTGCGCGCTTCGGTGATGTGCGTGCCCGGTGTTTGCACCGACAGGTAGCGAACCGCGTCGCGGGTCGACTTGACGACCAGGTTGTATTCGTACATCGCACGGCCGAACTCGGTCGTGATGAACGTGAGCAGCAGCAAGAGCGGCGTGATGAGTGCCAGTTCGATCAGCGCCGCGCCGCGCTGCGGGTGGTTCGATGTTTGTTTCACGTGCATCACCTCACCAGGACCGGGACCAGTGGGCCCAACACGCCACCTGCGAGCCCGCTTGTCGTGCACGGGCTGCCCGCAGCGCCGGCATTGCCGCGGAACTCCAGCCATGTGTCGCTCATCGGAATGGTCAGCGGCTGCAGCATCAGCATGCAGGCATAGTCAACGACATGCGAACTGCCATCGATGACCGGCACCGTGACGATGCGCCGATCCAGACCGTATTGCTTGTGCCCTCCGGCAACGTTGCCGGAAGCGGCCAGCTTCTGGAAGCTGTTGAGCGAAAGCCCAGTGATGTCTTCGCAATCCTTCACCTTGCCGCTGGCGGCGCAGGATGCGAAGGACGCGCGCTTGGCCACGAAGTCGCCGTAGGCATTGGACTGCGCGGGCCAGGTGAGCGCGGTATAGGTATAGCCGGTGTAATCGGGCCGCTGCACGCTCGGATTTCCGCTGTTCTTGTAGATGCCGAAGCGCTGGTTCCAGACATCGACCACCGAGGTCTGCACGCCCGGGGTGCCGAGCGTGTCGCCCACCTTCGTTCCGCAGTGATTGTTCAGTTCGGATTCGGTTTCCGATGCGCTATTGCTGCCGTCGAGATTGGCCCAACCGATCTCGCCGCCGGCGGATGCGTTCTGCGCCTGGATCAGCTTCACCCAGTCGCCGACGTTGAGCCCGTAGTTCGGCGCAACGCCTCCCGCCTTCGGCTTCAGCGCGACGGGAATCGGACAGGTGGTCTGCGCGCTGGCCCGTGTGGCCACTGCGCTGGCGAAGACGCTGCCCGTCGCAGGATAGGCGGTGGTATTGCCGGAGAAGGCCCCCATGGCCTTCATGAGCCAGATGACAATGTTGGGCTGGGTGTGCACGCACTGCGCATACGTGGCCACCGCCGGGTCGACGCTGGGCGCATAGGAGGCGTCGCGAAAAGTGATGTCGGCGAGGGCCAGTTGACCCTGCCCGCTCCATGTAGCGGACTGCATGTTGACCCGGTTCGCATTGCCGGCGGTCTGGCCCGCGCTCTGGGCCCGCGTAATCGCGGTGCCCTGCTTGTCGAGCTCGCGCGCGGCGGCCAGTGCGCAACTGTCGACGGCGGTCTGCAGCTCTGTCCGCACGACGAACAGGTGACCGAAGTCCAGCGCAACGCCCATGAATCCGAGCAGGAACAACAGGACCAGTGCAGTGGTGATGATCATCGCGCCGCGCTGACGGCGGCCGGGGTGGCGAACTTGCATGATCGGCTTCCTGTGCAATGGTGGCGGTTCAATAAAACTCTGCGCTTCAGTCGCACTCCACGCCGCCGAGGCAGGTGAAGACGCGATCGACGAGATCGACGAGGCTGGTGCCCGTTGCCAGTGGCCGCAGCGCGATGATCAGCAGGATCGAGATCACCGCGATAAGCAGTGCGTACTCCACTACCTCGGCGCCGCTTTCATCCCAGAGGAATGACTTGAACATGATGAGTACCTCACTTTTGTACTGAGTGCCACTTGGACGGTGGGCGGCGGGTGGTCAAGCCACCCCCCGCCTCTAGCCGTCTATGCGCAGGGTCCGGTTCCCTTGAGGCAGTCGGCCACGTTGGTGATGAAGGTCGAAAAGCCGCCGCCATTGGCGGTAAGCGCCTTCAGCGCAACAACCAGCGCGATCGAGACGACAGCGATGATCAGCGCGTACTCGATGACTTGAGCGCCGCTCTCGTCCTTCAGGAATGACTTGAACATGGTGATTACCTCGTTTCTGTGTTGAATGGACAGTGGAGACAACGGAAGCGGACAACGCTTTGCCCGCTCCGCCCTCGAGTTGCTCAGGGGCAGGTGGCTGTCGTGAGGCACCTGGTCACAGTTGCGATAAAGGTCGAGAAGCCGCCGCCATTGGCGGTAAGCCCCTTCAGTGCAACGACCAGCGCGATCGAGACGACCGCAATGATCAGCGCGTACTCGATGACTTGGGCGCCATCGTCGTCGCGCAGGAAGCTGCGGGTGTATTGGCCAATGGCCTTAAGGACGTTGTTCATGAGTTTTCCTTTCAAGGTTCAAATAGACGAATGGATTTCGTCGGTTCGTTAAACAGGTTGGGAAATTGAGTTGTTGCAGTTCGTGGCGCGCTCCTTTCAGAACGGGGTTGGTAATGCAAGCCGCGGTTACTTGGCTCCGCCACCAATGGCACCGCCGATGTTGATGACATTGACCGCAGGCGGCGGCGTCTTGTAGGACTCCTGGTACTGCAGCATCGATTCGCGCGCCGCGCGGCCGTCCATGCCCACTACCGGATTCCCGTCCTTGCCGGCCTCGGGGTTGAGCGTCATCTTCTTGCGGGCGTCGCGCACCGCATCGCCGAAGCGCGCGTCGTAGTTGGGCGTGACGTGGGAGCATCCGGCGCCCAGGAGCAGCGTCAGCGCGAGGGTGGTCGACTTGATGAACATGGTGGTGCTCCTCACGGGTGTCATTGGGTGTTGCCGGCCGGGGCGGCCGGTGCCGGGGTGGAGCTTTCGAGGGCTCCGTTCAGGTAGATCTCGGCGCGGCTCGGCACAACGTGGTTGTCGGTCGGCACGCGAGGCGATTCGACCAGCGGCTTCACAAGACGCGGCGTGATCACGAACATGAGTTCGGTCTGGTCGTTCTGGAACTCGGTGCTCCGGAACAGCGCCCCCATGACCGGTACTTCGCCCAAACCCGGGTAGCGCTTGATGGTCTCGGTGGAGTTGCTCTTGATGAGCCCCGCGATGACGAAGCTCTGCCCGTCGTTGAGCTGCACTGTGGTGTCGGCGCGGCGCACGGTCAGCGAGGGCAGCACGGCGGTCACGCCGGTGACGGTCGTGAAGGGCGAGCCCGTCTGCGACAGGTCCGACACTTCCGACACCATCTTGAGATTGATGCGGCCGCCATTGAGCACGGTCGGGGTGAACTTGACCCCGATACCGAATTCCTTTTCTTCCAGCGTGATGTTGGTTCCGCCGCCGCCGGCGGCGCTCTGCGCGACCGGGATGAAGATCTTTCCGCCCGAGAGGAAACTGGCCTGCTGGCCAGTGATGGCCATGATGTTGGGCTCCGCCAGGATGCGCACCAGGCCGTCGTCCTTCTGGCCGTCGATGCCGATCGACGTGCGGCCGATCCTCAGCGCCTCGATCAGTCCGCCGCCTCCGCTCAGGAAACTGGAGATCAGCGAGTAGCTGTCGCGACCGCCGCCGCCCGAGCGGCTCAGGCCGACGCGCGCGCCCAGCCGGTCCAGCAAGGTCTTGCTGATCTCGGCGATCTTCACTTCGAGCATGACTTGCTGCGGCGCCGTGATGCGCAGCAGGTTCACCACCTTCTTGCCGTCGGCGCCGTAGGCCGAGGCCAGGCTCATCACGTCGTCGAGCTTGAGCGCGTCGCTGATCTCGCCGGTGAGAACAATCGATCTTTCCGCGCTGCGCACGCGAATGCGGTTCTCTTCGGGCATCAGCTCGGCCAACTTGGACTGCAGCGCGCCCGGATCGATCGTCACGACAACGTCCTTGATGTAGCAGGTGCCATCGGCGCTCTGCAACACGACGTTCATCGAGCCGGCCTGGCGGCCGCGAAAGAACAGGTCGGTCGGGCTCAGCAGCATGACGTCGACGTCGGCCATGCCGTCGCCGGCGTTTCGTGCCGCCGCCGCAGGCTGTGCCGGCTGCGCGGTGGCTGCAGCTGCGGCCGCAGGAGCGCTGCTCGGCGGCTGTCCGCTGACCACGATGCGCGCGACGCGTGTCTTGAGCGGAATGACCACCGACTTGCCGAGCACGGCCTGCGTGGGTTGATCGTCGGGAATGATGGCGGTGCAGCGCCGGTTGGCGGGCGCGGCGGGTGCGCTAGCCGCCTGGACGGCCACCGGCGCTGCAGCCGATGCCGCAACTGCGACGTCCGCGGCCATGACGGGCAGCCCCAATGTCGCGAGTACCGCCAGCAGCACGGCGGGTGAAGAAGAGAGATGTTGCACTTGTGGTTCCTCCTTGAAGGGATGATCAGAAGCAGGTGAGCGAGCGGGCTGCGTGCTGGATGACTTCCACACACTCGGACGGCCGCGACGCGACGTGGGCGGCACGCGGCGCCCGCGCGGGGGTCGGCCGCTCAGCCACCGTGGCTGCGACCGGCAGGATTTCCTTCTCGCCGAACAATTGCCCCTTGGTGATGCCCGCGGTGGCGACCGTGGTCTTGTCCATCTGGTTGCGCAGCACCAGCGAGAGGGTTCCCACGCTGCGCGCCAGGTCGAGCTTTTCGGAGTCTTCGAGCGACAGCTCCAGCGTGACGGCGCTGACCACCTTCGGTTTCGTCTCGTCGCGGTTGGCCTCTTGCGCCACGGCCAGCACCAGCACTTTCTCGAGCACGGTCTTGCTGATCTGGCGGCCCTCCTCGCCCCGGTTCTTGTCCTGCTGGGCGTTGACCATCACATCGACGTAGTTGCCCGGCAATGCGAAGCCCGCCACGCCGACCACGTCGTTGACCCGCACGGTCATCGCACGCTTGCCGCTCGCAATGACAGCGGAGAGTCCGCCCTGGGTACCCACCGGAGCGAGCTTGCCCTCGAGGATGGCTTCGCCGCGCAGCACCCCGACCTTGACCACGCGGTCTTCGAGCGCCTTCGTGTCCTTGAACGCGCCTGTCGGAACGGAGCCGCTCGGCCAATCGACCATCGACAGCATCTGCGGGTTGACGCGGCTGCCCAGTTCGATGTCGACGGCCGCGACGACCACCTTGTTGGAAGCGATGCCGCCCTGTCGGGAAACCCAGCCCGCCGCATAGACCGCGGCCGCCAGGCCGGTCAGAAGAGCCAGCAGAAGCAGCCCGAGCGCTTTGACGTTTTTCATGCGAATCTCCGCCGTGTGTGTGAAGAGTGAAGAAAGGGCTAGACGTAGCCCAGCTGGTGCGCCAGAACCTGTGCCACCGTTCCTGCGCAGATGCAGATGCCGTAGGGCAGCTTCCCGACGGATTGCCTCTCATCGATCGTTCCGGACGGCCGCACGCCGGCCATGCCCGAGACGGCCATGCCCTGCGCGGCTGCCTTGACGTTGGCCAGCATGTGGCAGAGGCGGCGGCGATGGATGGCGAAAGCCACCGCGGCCACGCCGCCGGCAATGCACGTGAAGAGAATGGCCTGCAGCGTTTGATAAGGCCCGAGAAAGGCGCCGACCATCGCCATCAGCTTGACGTCGCCCGCGCCCATGATTCCGAGCGCGTAGAACGGCAGCATGATCGCGAGCCCCGTGCCCAGCCCTCCCAGTGCATGCGACGCGCCCGAGAGCGGCGTGCGCGCCGCAAACGTTCCGTAGATGACCGCGAACGTCATGCCGCCGAACGTCAGCCAGTTGGGTATGCGATAGAAGCGCCCGTCGCTGACCGCGGCCATCACCAGCAGGACGAAGAGTCCGCCCATGCGGAAGTCCGAGGCCAGCATCGTCAGCAGGTCGAGGAAAGCGTCGAATTCGTTCATGGTGCGTGAGCTCCGTAGAGAAAGATCTGTTGCGCCTTCAGGCACTGCGCCGCAGTGCAAGCAGCAGGAGCAGACACACGACCAGCACGAGCGCACCGATGAGCGCAAACTCCATGAACGACATGCCCGCGTCTTCCCGCAGCAGGTTCATGAAGCCTCTTGGCAGCAGATTGATCGGTTCCATGCGTATTCCCCAGTGAGGTGGCCAACCGGCGCCGCTTGCTGCCCGTAGCGGGCGAAAGCGTTTTGCCGTGGAGTCACTGTAGAAATTGCGCTGCCTGCACACATGAGCGGTGCGCCCCTTCCGAAGGGAGACAAGCGCCCCGCTTCCGCCGACCGCACCCATGACAAAGCGCCTGCCTGAAAACAGTGGGCGGGCCATTGCTGCGGCGCAAGGCAAAACGCCCTGGCGTTGCGCCAGGGCGTTGTTCTATTTTGAGCGGGCGCCGAGCGTCAGGTGTCGAGCGTCAGGTGCTGGCCATGCAGCGCCGCAGCCGCCGGCGAGGCAAGGAAGCCGATGGTCTGCGCGGCGACCGACGTCGACACCCATTCCGCGGGATTCGCGTCAGGCATGGCCTGCCGATTGGCCGGCGTGTCGAGCACGCTGGGCGCCACGCTGTTGATGGCCACGCCATGCGGTGCCGCTTCGGCCGCCATGGCCTCCACCAAGCGCTGCAGCGCGCTCTTCGAGGCGATGTACGCCGCCATCGCGGGCAGACCGCGCGCCGCCACCTTGGCCGTGACCGCGACGATGCGCCCGGCACCACGCTCGATCATCGAAGGCAGCACCGCCTGCGTGACCGCCACGAAAGACCAGGCATTGAGATTCATCATCCGGTCCCAGCTTGCCCGCGTGAGCGCGTGCGTTGCCTCGCCCATTTCGAAGCCGCCGGCAATGTGCACCAGCGCATCGATGCGGCCGAAGGCCTTGAGGGCCTGGCCGGCCAGATCGGCCATCTCTGATGGCGAGGTCACGTCACCCGCGAGCAGCAAATGCTGCGAGTTGTCCAGGCCCGGAAAGACTTCGGTCAAACGGTCCGCGCGATGATCGACCAGTGCCAGGCGCGCGCCCTGCTCGAGAAAATGCTGCGCCACCGCGCGGCCCAGTGCGCCCGCGGCCCCGGTGATCACGACATGGGGTGTGTTGATCGTGTCGGTCATGAAAGATCTCCTGGTTTGAAGGCCTCGGGGCCCGTCGATGATGACGAATCCTACCGCCGCTCCGTACAAAAGCGTTGAGCCCCAAAATTTTTGCGCTATACTTGCGGTCTTGCCTAAAAACGCAAAACGTTTCGAGCGCAAGGGCTCTTAGCTCAGTTGGTAGAGCAGCGGACTCTTAATCCGTAGGTCGAGTGTTCGAGTCACTCAGGGCCCACCACCAACACCAGAAGTAGCGCGGTTTCCGTGCTATTTTTTTGTGAGCACTGTTCCGCAATCGCGGATTGTGTTCCGCAAAACTGAAAACCTCCCGCCTATCGGCGCGGAGGTTTTTTCTTTTCTGGCCGGAGACCGTCGATACTGCGCTGCCATCCGCATCAGCTACTCATCGAACATGGCTCAAACCTTTACTCTTCGGTTGCTCCTCGCTGGTCAAGATGACCTGATTTGCGAGGTTAGAGAGCCAGAAACGAAAAGGCTCAGGAACGTTCTCGCGGGCGACGACTTCGAGGACGGCTTCTTTTGGTTCGACACCATTGATGGCCGAAGCATCATCGTGAACACGGAGCATCTCCAAGGCGCTCGCTTTTTGTGGGACTTCATCCCGGGACCACCAGACTCCCGGATCAATGACAGCCACGAGTTCCTCATAGCATTCGTGGGCAAAGAAAAGCTATCAGAGTCTCCCAGTGAAGATCCCAAGGAGATGTACACGCTGTTCTGGGAGCTTGAGCTCGGAGGAACGAAGACAGTGACCTTCATCGACGTGGACGGCGAACCGTTTACCTTGATCCCGCGGCAGGTTGAATCGCCCCGGCTTTCGTGGAGGCCGGTTGGTTTAAGTCATACCACCGCCGTGGCGGTCTGACTGGCGAGTTGCCGATAGTAGTTTGCCTCAGCTTCTGCAGGCGGGATGTAGCCGATCGGTTCGAGCAGGCGTTGGTGGTTGAACCAGGACACCCATTCGAGCGTTGCGAACTCCACCGCCTCCTTGGTCTTCCACGGTGCTCGGCGATGGATCAACTCGGCCTTGTAGAGCCCATTGATCGTCTCGGCCAGGGCGTTGTCATAGGAGTCGCCTTTGCTGCCTACTGACGGCTCGATGCCCGCCTCGCCCAGCCGTTCGGTGTACCGGATGCTGACGTATTGCGAGCCGCGATCCGAGTGGCAAATCAAGCTGCCGTCGCGCTCGGGCTGACGGTCGTACAGCGCTTGCTCCAAGGCATCGAGCACGAAGTCCGTGCGCATCGAGCTACTGACCCGCCAGCCCACAATGCGCCGGGCGAACACGTCGATCACGAAGGCCACGTAGAGCCAGCCCTGCCAGGTCGACACGTACGTGAAGTCCGAGACCCACAGCTGGTTCGGACGCTGCGCGCGGAACTGCCGGTTGACCCGGTCCAGCGGGCATGGCGCCCTGGCATCGCTGATCGTGGTCTTCACCACCTTGCCGCGCATCACGCCTCTCAGCCCCAAGCGCCGCATCAGCCGCTCGACCGTGCAGCGCGCCACCGCAGTGCCCTCGCGTGCCAGTTGCCTCCAGACCTTGTCGGCCCCATAGACCTGCATGTTGGCCTGCCAGACGCGTTGTATCGCCGTAATGAGGACATCGTCGCGGCGTGCTCGGGCGCAGCGCTTGTGCGGCTCGCGCAGCAGTGCTGCGTGTCGCCGGTAGCCCGACGGGGCAACCTGCAAGACCTTGCAGATCGGCTCGACCCCGAAGGTGGCGCGATGCTTGTCGATGAAATCCCTCAGGACTTCAGCCGGCGGTCGAGCTCCGCCTGGGCGAAAAACGCGCTCGCCAGCTTCAGGATCTCGTTGGCCCTGCGCAGCTCCTTGACCTCGCGCTCGAGTTCCTTCAACCGCTGCGCCTCGCTGGTCGTCACGCCTTCTCGCACGCCGTGGTCGATCTCGTCGCGTTTGACCCATTCGTTCAGCGTCTGCGGCACGCAGCCGATCTTCGGTGCAATCGATTCGATCGCAGCCCATAGCGACGGGTACTCCCCACGGTGCTCCTGCACCATCCTCACCGCGCGCTCACGCACCTCGGGTGAAAACTTGTTCGACTTCTTCATGGCTCAATCCTCTCAGAGTGTTGAGCCTCCACGAAATCCGGGGCGATTCAGGTCGTCTATTTGTCAGCGCCAAAAGAAGTGATTGACGAAGGTAGACGCCAAGTGGAAAAAGAAGATGA
The Variovorax paradoxus genome window above contains:
- a CDS encoding type II and III secretion system protein family protein — its product is MQHLSSSPAVLLAVLATLGLPVMAADVAVAASAAAPVAVQAASAPAAPANRRCTAIIPDDQPTQAVLGKSVVIPLKTRVARIVVSGQPPSSAPAAAAAATAQPAQPAAAARNAGDGMADVDVMLLSPTDLFFRGRQAGSMNVVLQSADGTCYIKDVVVTIDPGALQSKLAELMPEENRIRVRSAERSIVLTGEISDALKLDDVMSLASAYGADGKKVVNLLRITAPQQVMLEVKIAEISKTLLDRLGARVGLSRSGGGGRDSYSLISSFLSGGGGLIEALRIGRTSIGIDGQKDDGLVRILAEPNIMAITGQQASFLSGGKIFIPVAQSAAGGGGTNITLEEKEFGIGVKFTPTVLNGGRINLKMVSEVSDLSQTGSPFTTVTGVTAVLPSLTVRRADTTVQLNDGQSFVIAGLIKSNSTETIKRYPGLGEVPVMGALFRSTEFQNDQTELMFVITPRLVKPLVESPRVPTDNHVVPSRAEIYLNGALESSTPAPAAPAGNTQ
- the cpaB gene encoding Flp pilus assembly protein CpaB, which codes for MKNVKALGLLLLALLTGLAAAVYAAGWVSRQGGIASNKVVVAAVDIELGSRVNPQMLSMVDWPSGSVPTGAFKDTKALEDRVVKVGVLRGEAILEGKLAPVGTQGGLSAVIASGKRAMTVRVNDVVGVAGFALPGNYVDVMVNAQQDKNRGEEGRQISKTVLEKVLVLAVAQEANRDETKPKVVSAVTLELSLEDSEKLDLARSVGTLSLVLRNQMDKTTVATAGITKGQLFGEKEILPVAATVAERPTPARAPRAAHVASRPSECVEVIQHAARSLTCF
- a CDS encoding A24 family peptidase translates to MNEFDAFLDLLTMLASDFRMGGLFVLLVMAAVSDGRFYRIPNWLTFGGMTFAVIYGTFAARTPLSGASHALGGLGTGLAIMLPFYALGIMGAGDVKLMAMVGAFLGPYQTLQAILFTCIAGGVAAVAFAIHRRRLCHMLANVKAAAQGMAVSGMAGVRPSGTIDERQSVGKLPYGICICAGTVAQVLAHQLGYV
- a CDS encoding SDR family NAD(P)-dependent oxidoreductase — translated: MTDTINTPHVVITGAAGALGRAVAQHFLEQGARLALVDHRADRLTEVFPGLDNSQHLLLAGDVTSPSEMADLAGQALKAFGRIDALVHIAGGFEMGEATHALTRASWDRMMNLNAWSFVAVTQAVLPSMIERGAGRIVAVTAKVAARGLPAMAAYIASKSALQRLVEAMAAEAAPHGVAINSVAPSVLDTPANRQAMPDANPAEWVSTSVAAQTIGFLASPAAAALHGQHLTLDT
- a CDS encoding IS3 family transposase (programmed frameshift) yields the protein MKKSNKFSPEVRERAVRMVQEHRGEYPSLWAAIESIAPKIGCVPQTLNEWVKRDEIDHGVREGVTTSEAQRLKELEREVKELRRANEILKLASAFFGPGGARPPAEVLRDFIDKHRATFGVEPICKVLQVAPSGYRRHAALLREPHKRCARARRDDVLITAIQRVWQANMQVYGADKVWRQLAREGTAVARCTVERLMRRLGLRGVMRGKVVKTTISDARAPCPLDRVNRQFRAQRPNQLWVSDFTYVSTWQGWLYVAFVIDVFARRIVGWRVSSSMRTDFVLDALEQALYDRQPERDGSLICHSDRGSQYVSIRYTERLGEAGIEPSVGSKGDSYDNALAETINGLYKAELIHRRAPWKTKEAVEFATLEWVSWFNHQRLLEPIGYIPPAEAEANYYRQLASQTATAVV